The following coding sequences lie in one Paenibacillus durus ATCC 35681 genomic window:
- a CDS encoding flavodoxin family protein, whose translation MKVVAFNGSPTKAGNTYHGIKIVTDELEKEGIETEIVHVGNKPVRGCIACKKCIKNKNEKCIITTDPVNEWIEKMKEADGIILGSPVHYSAIAGTMKSFLDRAFRVTEANDSMLRHKVGVSVVAVRRAGGIPTFDQLNNYINHSEMLMPTSNYWNVINGTAPGEVMQDQEGIQIMRILGKNMAWLMKLIENGEGNVKKPEREEKIFTNFIR comes from the coding sequence ATGAAAGTTGTAGCTTTTAACGGAAGTCCTACCAAAGCAGGAAATACTTATCATGGAATAAAAATAGTTACTGATGAACTTGAAAAAGAAGGCATAGAAACAGAAATAGTTCACGTTGGGAATAAACCTGTTAGAGGATGTATTGCTTGTAAAAAATGCATAAAAAATAAAAATGAAAAGTGTATTATCACGACTGATCCAGTTAATGAATGGATTGAAAAGATGAAAGAAGCTGATGGAATAATTTTAGGGTCACCCGTTCACTATTCCGCCATTGCTGGAACAATGAAATCATTTTTGGATAGAGCTTTTCGTGTTACAGAAGCCAATGACAGCATGTTAAGACATAAAGTTGGTGTATCAGTTGTGGCAGTAAGACGTGCAGGCGGAATTCCAACGTTCGACCAGTTAAACAACTACATCAATCATTCGGAAATGCTTATGCCTACTTCAAATTATTGGAATGTTATTAACGGAACAGCTCCAGGGGAGGTAATGCAGGATCAAGAAGGGATTCAAATCATGAGGATACTTGGTAAAAATATGGCATGGCTTATGAAGTTGATAGAAAACGGTGAAGGAAATGTAAAGAAGCCTGAAAGAGAAGAAAAAATATTTACTAATTTTATTCGTTAA
- a CDS encoding LysR family transcriptional regulator, with protein sequence MELRQLLYVLQIANERNFSRAAEKLHIAQPSLSQQLSKLEKELGVMLFQRNTSTVELTHAGRKFVDQAQIIIDAVELLRQEMNDISELRTGRVVVGSMPITGAHLLPYVLPVFKRKYPEIDITLLEDSSMNLEKLTASGQTDLSLLSLPLEIPALAYEILGEERIDLAVPPEHPLAARLSTGRRTSMEELKGESFIVLKEGQGFRKMTMDLCREAGFDPSIVFESNNMETIQSLVAAGMGVTLVPRFISRAPRSEFVPVYLPLAEPVPSRTLVVAYRRGRYLSKAAEAFIHTFQTTVAELAQE encoded by the coding sequence ATGGAACTCAGACAACTGCTTTATGTGCTGCAAATCGCCAATGAACGGAATTTCTCAAGGGCTGCGGAGAAACTCCATATCGCCCAGCCCTCGCTGAGCCAGCAGCTTTCCAAGCTTGAGAAGGAGCTCGGCGTAATGCTGTTCCAGCGGAACACGAGCACCGTTGAGCTTACCCATGCGGGAAGGAAATTTGTGGATCAGGCGCAAATCATTATCGATGCGGTTGAGCTGCTTCGCCAGGAAATGAATGATATATCGGAGCTTCGCACTGGACGTGTTGTTGTCGGCAGCATGCCGATTACGGGAGCCCACCTGCTGCCTTATGTGCTGCCGGTATTTAAGCGGAAATACCCGGAGATAGATATTACGCTGCTGGAGGATTCCTCGATGAATCTGGAAAAGCTGACCGCAAGCGGCCAGACCGATCTCAGCCTGCTATCTCTGCCGCTGGAGATTCCCGCGCTGGCCTATGAAATTCTTGGCGAGGAGCGCATTGATCTCGCGGTTCCGCCGGAGCATCCTTTGGCGGCGCGCCTGTCCACCGGCAGGAGAACGTCAATGGAGGAACTAAAAGGGGAATCGTTCATTGTTCTGAAAGAAGGCCAAGGCTTTCGTAAAATGACAATGGACCTGTGCCGGGAGGCCGGATTCGATCCATCCATTGTTTTCGAGAGCAATAATATGGAAACCATCCAATCGCTCGTGGCGGCAGGCATGGGCGTGACGCTGGTTCCCCGCTTTATTTCCCGCGCTCCGCGCAGCGAGTTTGTACCCGTCTATTTGCCTTTAGCCGAGCCAGTGCCCAGCCGAACTTTGGTCGTCGCCTACCGCAGGGGGCGCTATCTGTCCAAAGCAGCCGAAGCTTTTATCCACACGTTCCAAACAACCGTAGCCGAGCTTGCGCAGGAATGA